In Aerococcus loyolae, a genomic segment contains:
- a CDS encoding ClbS/DfsB family four-helix bundle protein gives MRSYESKEELKNEIKKTFEKYISEFDNIPEELKDKRLKEVDRTPAENLAYQVGWTALVLKWEENEKKGIDVKTPSDKFKWNQLGELYQWFTDTYAHKSLYELKEQLTENVKKIYLMIDELTDEELFKPHMRKWADEATKTATWEVYKFIHVNTVAPFGTFRTKIRKWKKLVL, from the coding sequence ATGAGGTCTTATGAAAGTAAGGAAGAATTAAAGAATGAGATAAAGAAAACTTTCGAAAAATATATTTCAGAGTTTGATAATATACCAGAAGAACTAAAAGATAAAAGACTAAAAGAAGTTGACAGAACACCAGCAGAAAATCTTGCCTATCAAGTAGGCTGGACGGCTTTAGTATTAAAATGGGAAGAAAATGAGAAAAAAGGTATAGATGTTAAAACACCATCAGATAAATTCAAGTGGAATCAACTTGGAGAATTATATCAATGGTTTACAGATACCTATGCCCATAAATCTCTATATGAACTAAAAGAACAACTAACAGAAAATGTAAAAAAAATTTATCTTATGATAGATGAATTAACAGATGAAGAATTATTTAAACCACATATGAGAAAATGGGCAGATGAAGCAACCAAAACTGCTACTTGGGAAGTATATAAATTTATTCATGTAAATACAGTAGCGCCATTTGGAACATTTAGGACTAAGATTAGGAAATGGAAGAAATTAGTTCTATAG
- a CDS encoding transposon-encoded TnpW family protein, producing MEEERRKIQVPPHKQLVMDIGKTKYTVNLHFKQGTGETYKDKILKLIKRETEKI from the coding sequence ATGGAAGAAGAAAGAAGAAAAATACAAGTACCACCACATAAACAGTTAGTTATGGATATTGGGAAGACAAAATATACTGTAAACCTACATTTTAAGCAAGGTACAGGCGAAACATACAAGGATAAAATATTAAAGCTAATCAAGAGAGAAACAGAAAAGATATAA
- a CDS encoding nuclear transport factor 2 family protein: MDIDRFFKTVLSQNAEELRKYFQKNAVIKWHCTNEFFTLDEYIRANCEYPGNWNGEIERIEENEDTIILACRVFPTDNSESFHVVSFIYLEDNLIVDMDEYWSYDGLAPEWRKKMKIGKRIR, encoded by the coding sequence ATGGATATAGATAGATTTTTCAAAACGGTTTTATCACAAAATGCAGAAGAACTTAGGAAATATTTTCAAAAGAATGCTGTTATAAAATGGCATTGCACAAATGAGTTTTTTACCTTAGATGAGTATATAAGGGCAAATTGTGAATATCCCGGAAATTGGAACGGAGAAATAGAGAGAATTGAAGAAAATGAAGATACTATTATTTTAGCTTGTCGGGTTTTTCCAACAGATAATAGTGAGTCTTTTCATGTAGTAAGTTTTATCTATCTTGAAGATAATTTGATTGTTGATATGGATGAATATTGGTCTTATGATGGATTGGCACCAGAATGGCGTAAGAAAATGAAAATTGGGAAACGCATTAGGTAA
- the cls gene encoding cardiolipin synthase, whose amino-acid sequence MAVKRGIVVAIGLLIQILLTLFIYLKFGEFISIIHVVYGLLSIIIVLMIIKYSKRLSSDLIWILLIMLFPLIGTLLYIILSNNMKRSKVLKNINENIENGQKYLIQDEFIKKEIDTKNLGQLKYISEFAGFPVTKNNEINYYSLGDDVYPVMLEELKKAQKFIFIEYFIINNGTMWQGILDILKEKANSGLDVRVLYDDMGSFAMLPSNYPKLLGKYGIKCMQFNKLSPFAGIIMNNRDHRKMMIIDGHTVFSGGINISDEYININSKLGVWKDNGIRIKGEAVWNFTVMFLEMWNSFKKEDNDYNKYKYNFTEKYKENAFVVPYGESPLDDVITGEDIYLNIINQAKKYVYIYTPYLIIDTDMINSLILAARRGVDVRIVVPGIPDKRIVYDLTSSYFYTLIKGGVKIYTYTNGFVHSKVFLSDDEIATVGTINLDYRSLYLHFECGIYMKDTNVIKDIKKDFEDSFKESHKVDEREAKNGLFKGLWQAILRLFAPIM is encoded by the coding sequence ATGGCAGTAAAAAGAGGAATTGTTGTAGCAATAGGTTTATTAATACAAATTCTATTAACATTATTTATATATTTAAAATTTGGAGAATTTATAAGTATTATTCATGTAGTTTATGGTTTACTTAGTATTATAATTGTTTTAATGATTATCAAGTATAGTAAAAGATTAAGTAGCGATTTAATATGGATATTACTGATTATGCTTTTTCCATTAATTGGAACACTTCTATATATCATACTTAGTAATAATATGAAAAGAAGTAAAGTTTTAAAGAATATTAATGAAAATATAGAAAATGGTCAAAAATACTTAATACAAGATGAATTTATAAAAAAAGAAATCGATACTAAAAATTTAGGACAATTAAAATATATAAGTGAATTTGCAGGATTTCCTGTAACGAAAAACAATGAGATAAACTATTATTCTCTTGGTGATGACGTTTATCCTGTTATGTTAGAAGAACTAAAAAAAGCCCAAAAATTTATTTTTATAGAATATTTCATTATTAATAATGGTACTATGTGGCAAGGAATTTTAGATATATTAAAAGAAAAAGCAAATTCAGGACTAGATGTAAGAGTATTATATGATGATATGGGTTCTTTTGCTATGCTACCTAGTAATTATCCAAAGTTACTGGGGAAATATGGAATAAAATGTATGCAATTTAATAAATTATCGCCATTTGCAGGTATTATTATGAATAATAGAGATCATAGAAAAATGATGATAATTGATGGACATACTGTTTTTTCTGGTGGAATTAATATTTCAGATGAATATATAAATATAAATAGTAAATTAGGAGTATGGAAAGATAATGGAATTAGGATAAAAGGTGAAGCTGTTTGGAATTTTACTGTTATGTTTCTAGAAATGTGGAATTCATTTAAAAAAGAAGATAATGATTATAATAAATACAAATATAATTTTACTGAAAAGTATAAGGAAAATGCTTTCGTTGTACCTTATGGGGAAAGTCCATTAGATGATGTTATAACCGGCGAAGATATTTATCTAAATATTATCAATCAAGCGAAAAAGTATGTTTATATTTATACACCTTATTTAATTATTGATACAGATATGATAAATAGTTTAATCTTAGCTGCAAGAAGAGGAGTAGATGTCAGAATTGTTGTTCCTGGAATACCCGATAAAAGAATTGTATATGATTTAACCTCTTCTTATTTTTATACATTAATTAAAGGTGGAGTAAAAATTTATACTTATACGAATGGTTTTGTACATAGCAAAGTATTTTTATCCGATGATGAAATAGCAACTGTAGGAACAATAAACTTAGATTATAGAAGTTTATATTTACATTTTGAATGTGGTATTTATATGAAGGATACAAATGTAATAAAAGATATCAAAAAAGATTTTGAGGATTCCTTTAAAGAATCACATAAAGTAGATGAAAGAGAAGCAAAAAATGGTTTATTTAAAGGACTATGGCAAGCTATTTTAAGATTATTTGCTCCAATAATGTAA
- the bsh gene encoding choloylglycine hydrolase: protein MCTAATYKTKDFYFGRTLDYEFSYGDEVTITPRNFEFKFREVDDIKSHYAIIGMAFVTEDYPLYYDAINEKGLAIAGLNFVGNAHYKEKQEGKDNVAQFELIPWILSQCSNVNEARNLIEKMNVLNTPFSDKLPLASLHWIISDSTQSITVESVIDGIKIYDNPVGVLTNNPSFDKQMFALNNYMYLSPKSPENKFSKELDLSLYSRGMGAIGLPGDLSSQSRFIRVAYTKLNSFSKEDEKSSVSQFFHILGSVDQQRGCCDLGDDKFEITIYTSCCNVNKGIYYYTTYDNHQITAVDMHKENLDSNVLIRYPLIKEEQIRTQN, encoded by the coding sequence ATGTGTACAGCAGCAACTTATAAAACGAAAGATTTTTATTTTGGAAGAACATTGGATTATGAATTTTCATATGGAGATGAAGTAACAATAACACCAAGAAACTTTGAATTTAAATTTAGAGAAGTAGATGACATTAAGAGTCATTATGCGATAATTGGAATGGCATTTGTTACTGAAGATTATCCATTATATTACGATGCAATAAACGAAAAAGGGTTAGCAATAGCAGGTTTAAATTTTGTTGGAAATGCTCATTATAAAGAAAAACAGGAAGGAAAAGATAATGTTGCTCAATTTGAACTGATACCATGGATTTTAAGCCAATGTTCAAATGTAAATGAAGCTAGAAATTTGATTGAAAAAATGAATGTGTTAAATACTCCATTTAGTGATAAATTACCATTAGCTAGCTTACATTGGATTATTTCCGATAGCACACAATCAATAACTGTAGAGTCTGTTATTGATGGAATAAAAATATATGATAATCCAGTAGGGGTATTAACTAATAATCCATCTTTTGATAAGCAAATGTTTGCCTTAAATAATTATATGTATTTATCACCTAAATCTCCAGAGAATAAATTTAGTAAAGAATTAGATCTAAGTTTATATAGTAGAGGAATGGGAGCAATAGGTCTACCAGGTGATTTATCATCGCAATCAAGATTCATAAGAGTAGCGTATACTAAATTAAATTCTTTTTCTAAAGAAGATGAAAAATCAAGTGTTAGTCAATTTTTTCACATTTTAGGTAGCGTTGATCAACAAAGAGGATGCTGTGATTTAGGTGATGATAAATTTGAAATAACAATTTATACATCTTGCTGTAATGTAAATAAGGGAATTTATTATTATACAACATATGATAATCATCAAATAACAGCAGTTGATATGCACAAAGAAAATCTAGATAGTAATGTACTTATTCGTTATCCTTTGATAAAGGAAGAACAGATAAGAACTCAAAATTAA
- the mobQ gene encoding MobQ family relaxase has translation MAIYHLSIKIISRGKGKSAVAASAYRSGEKIKNEYDGIVHDFTRKGGIAYTEILLPQNAPQEFSDRGTLWNSVEKIEKSKNSQLAREIEIALPKELSREKQIELVREYVKENFVKVGMCADIALHDKNDGNPHAHILLTMRPLNENKTWGAKSKKEYILDENGEKVKLKNGNYKTKKINAVDWNEQDKAEHWRKAWADITNKYLEENSIQEKVDHRSYERQGIEQIPTIHLGVSATQMEKKGINTDRGNINREIKHQNKILKEIARRIKALLNWIRGIGKEEKAETDNLKSTLPSKENLLSVFKNLIRKNADNHNTDLEKYIESYQFLKEKNIISLSELKESIVTLRDKNYKTTRALKDTEKKIDEKTQLIDQSEKYLKYKDIYKAYAKLKKIKQEDFYNEHTAKLILFESARKHLKEHLGESKTLNISKWKSELTTLKKDKKSLYSKILEIREEVEQAEKVKTCIEQLQEQEKQLSQVKRNELDL, from the coding sequence ATGGCGATATATCATCTTAGTATAAAGATTATTTCAAGAGGAAAAGGCAAAAGTGCAGTAGCAGCTTCCGCCTATCGTAGTGGCGAAAAGATAAAAAACGAATATGACGGAATAGTCCATGACTTTACAAGAAAAGGCGGAATAGCCTATACCGAAATTCTATTACCACAAAATGCACCACAGGAATTTTCAGACAGAGGAACATTATGGAACAGTGTAGAGAAAATAGAAAAAAGTAAAAACTCACAGCTTGCAAGAGAAATAGAAATCGCCCTACCAAAAGAATTAAGCAGGGAAAAACAGATTGAGCTTGTAAGAGAATATGTAAAAGAAAATTTTGTGAAAGTTGGTATGTGTGCAGATATTGCCCTACACGATAAAAATGATGGAAACCCACACGCTCACATATTATTAACTATGAGACCATTAAACGAAAATAAGACATGGGGAGCAAAATCAAAAAAGGAATATATCCTTGATGAAAACGGAGAGAAAGTAAAACTTAAAAATGGCAACTACAAAACAAAGAAAATAAATGCAGTAGATTGGAACGAACAAGACAAAGCAGAGCATTGGCGAAAAGCATGGGCAGATATTACAAATAAATATCTTGAAGAAAATAGCATACAGGAAAAAGTGGATCACCGTTCCTATGAAAGACAGGGCATAGAACAAATACCGACCATTCATTTAGGCGTATCAGCCACCCAAATGGAAAAGAAAGGCATAAATACCGACAGGGGAAATATCAACCGAGAAATCAAACATCAGAATAAGATATTAAAAGAGATTGCAAGAAGAATAAAAGCCTTACTAAATTGGATAAGAGGAATAGGAAAAGAAGAAAAGGCAGAAACTGATAATCTCAAATCTACCCTCCCATCCAAAGAAAATTTGCTATCCGTTTTTAAAAATCTTATCCGTAAAAATGCAGATAACCATAATACAGATTTAGAAAAATACATCGAAAGCTATCAATTCTTAAAAGAGAAAAACATTATTTCCTTATCTGAACTGAAAGAAAGTATAGTTACTTTAAGAGATAAGAATTACAAGACCACAAGAGCCTTAAAAGATACCGAGAAAAAGATTGATGAAAAAACACAACTCATCGACCAGTCAGAAAAATATTTGAAGTACAAGGACATCTACAAAGCCTATGCAAAGTTAAAGAAAATAAAACAGGAAGATTTTTATAATGAGCATACGGCGAAGCTTATTCTATTTGAAAGTGCAAGGAAACATCTCAAAGAGCATTTAGGGGAAAGTAAGACCTTAAATATATCCAAATGGAAATCGGAACTTACCACTTTGAAGAAAGATAAAAAGAGCCTATATAGTAAAATATTAGAAATACGAGAAGAAGTAGAACAGGCTGAAAAAGTTAAGACCTGTATAGAGCAGTTACAGGAACAAGAAAAACAACTATCACAGGTAAAGAGGAATGAGTTAGACCTATAA
- a CDS encoding DUF3847 domain-containing protein: MKNIDEKILMTEEEIKQLQNKRKKLISQQKQEERKKRDRRIYEKGAVFESIFIESKDFTKDEFYQLITFPNIKEEVNQKILKIIEKRKENQNQNTENQEEETDIEE, from the coding sequence ATGAAAAACATAGATGAAAAAATTTTAATGACAGAAGAAGAAATCAAGCAGTTACAAAACAAAAGAAAAAAGCTCATCAGTCAACAGAAACAGGAAGAACGAAAGAAAAGGGATAGACGGATTTATGAAAAAGGAGCAGTCTTTGAAAGTATCTTTATTGAAAGCAAGGATTTTACCAAAGACGAATTTTATCAGCTAATCACATTCCCAAACATCAAAGAAGAAGTCAATCAAAAAATCTTAAAAATCATAGAAAAGCGAAAAGAAAATCAAAATCAAAACACAGAAAACCAAGAGGAAGAAACGGACATAGAGGAATAG
- a CDS encoding class I SAM-dependent methyltransferase, with the protein MAENWTALLDKYINKLISPDGRQTYESKDELVNLMLKLAELKKSDKVMDIGCGWGNFSKVCSNFSDEVIGIEPNADNLQEAINRSNGNVKYIQGSFEALNCNQSVNKVISMLAFHQVPWDYKEKSLENISEILTTDGYFYLCDTMLLFDAEKDTELFNKVYRFLLKETTPEEIYKNYIEPYLKENEVYTVEDMRENSPKDNWFYSMKELKHWSEKANMELVKTVAICPFFGVVVFKKKK; encoded by the coding sequence ATCGCTGAAAATTGGACAGCATTATTAGATAAATACATTAACAAACTTATTAGTCCCGATGGGAGACAAACCTACGAAAGTAAAGATGAGTTAGTTAATCTTATGCTTAAATTAGCTGAATTGAAAAAAAGCGATAAGGTAATGGATATAGGTTGTGGTTGGGGAAATTTTTCAAAGGTATGTAGTAATTTTTCAGATGAAGTTATTGGTATTGAGCCAAATGCAGATAATTTACAGGAAGCTATAAATCGTAGTAATGGAAATGTAAAATATATTCAAGGAAGTTTTGAAGCATTAAATTGCAATCAAAGCGTTAATAAAGTTATTAGTATGTTAGCATTCCATCAAGTGCCATGGGATTATAAAGAAAAGTCGTTAGAAAATATTTCAGAGATACTTACAACGGATGGTTATTTTTATTTGTGCGATACCATGCTTTTATTTGACGCAGAAAAGGATACCGAATTATTTAATAAGGTATATAGATTTTTATTAAAAGAAACCACGCCTGAAGAAATATATAAAAATTATATAGAACCATACCTTAAAGAAAATGAAGTTTATACGGTTGAAGATATGAGAGAAAATAGTCCCAAGGATAATTGGTTCTATTCTATGAAAGAGTTGAAACATTGGTCAGAAAAAGCAAATATGGAGTTAGTAAAAACGGTAGCTATTTGTCCATTTTTTGGAGTCGTGGTTTTTAAGAAAAAGAAGTAA